One genomic window of Staphylococcus hsinchuensis includes the following:
- the plsY gene encoding glycerol-3-phosphate 1-O-acyltransferase PlsY: MMIAVMLILSYLVGAFPSGFVVGKLFYKKDIRQLGSKNTGATNSFRVLGKPAGFLVTFLDMFKGFIVVFFPLWFPIHADGPVSSFFTNGLIVGVFAIAGHVYPIYLGFKGGKAVATSAGVIFGVNPILLLILVGIFFIILYLTKYVSLSSITATICCVIGALLIRDYILVLVSFGVGLLLIIRHRTNIVRIFKGEEPKIKWM; this comes from the coding sequence ATGATGATTGCAGTCATGTTAATACTCAGTTACCTCGTTGGTGCTTTTCCAAGTGGCTTTGTTGTAGGTAAATTATTTTACAAAAAAGATATTAGACAATTGGGGAGCAAAAATACAGGTGCAACGAATAGTTTCAGAGTACTAGGTAAACCGGCAGGATTTTTAGTGACTTTCCTAGATATGTTTAAAGGTTTTATTGTAGTATTCTTCCCTTTATGGTTCCCTATACACGCAGATGGCCCAGTTAGTTCATTCTTTACAAACGGACTTATTGTTGGTGTATTCGCTATTGCGGGACATGTTTATCCTATATATTTAGGATTTAAAGGTGGTAAAGCAGTTGCAACAAGTGCAGGCGTAATATTCGGTGTTAATCCAATATTATTATTAATACTTGTAGGTATATTCTTTATTATTCTATATTTAACAAAATACGTTTCACTATCTAGTATTACCGCAACGATTTGCTGTGTCATTGGCGCATTATTAATTCGAGACTATATTCTAGTACTCGTTAGCTTTGGCGTTGGATTGTTATTAATCATACGCCATCGTACAAACATCGTTAGAATCTTTAAAGGTGAAGAGCCTAAGATCAAATGGATGTAA
- the parC gene encoding DNA topoisomerase IV subunit A, whose translation MSEIIQDLSLEDVIGDRFGRYSKYIIQERALPDVRDGLKPVQRRILYAMYSSGNTYDKGFRKSAKSVGDVIGQYHPHGDTSVYDAMVRLSQDWKLRHVLIEMQGNNGSIDNDPAAAMRYTEAKLSKISAELLRDINKDTVPFMPNYDDTTTEPMVLPARLPQLLINGSTGISSGYATDIPPHNLAEVIQATLKYIDNPDITVNQLMKYVKGPDFPTGGIIQGVNGIKKAYETGKGKIIVRSKVDVETLRNGRKELVVTEVPYEVNKSSLVKKIDELRADKKVDGIVEVRDETDRTGLRIAIELKKDVNSESVANYLYKNTDLQVAYNFNMVAISDGRPKLMGIREIIDSYLNHQIDVVTRRTRHELDQAESRMHIVEGLMKALSVLDEVIHIIRNSKNKQDAKVNLVDEFDLTDAQAEAIVTLQLYRLTNTDIVQLREEHDELKALIDKLRNILDNHDALLNVIKEELSDIRKRFKQDRLSTIEAEIEEIKIDKEVMVPSENVIVSMTNHGYIKRTSLRSYNASGVEEVGVKSGDALFRHAEVNTLDTVLIFTNKGRYLFIPVHKLAEVKWKELGQHVSQIVSIDEDEYVIDMQFERQFETDAYYILATRNGMIKKSNVSMFKTSRFNKPLIAMKLKQGDELLNVMRIDSSQLITVLTNKGMSLTYMSDELSDTGLRAAGVKSINLKDGDHVVMTQLVEEGQTILMATQRGALKRISFKVLQVAKRAQRGITLLKELKKAPHRIVAAEVVTPEHTQYTLYSKDQQETGEINSIHLSEQYTNGSFVVDINEFGEVEQLTVK comes from the coding sequence TTGAGTGAAATAATTCAAGATTTGTCGCTAGAGGATGTCATAGGCGACCGATTTGGTAGATATAGTAAATACATCATTCAAGAACGTGCACTACCTGATGTCCGTGATGGACTTAAACCTGTTCAACGACGCATTTTATACGCGATGTATTCAAGTGGGAATACGTATGATAAAGGTTTCCGAAAAAGTGCGAAATCTGTCGGTGATGTTATCGGACAGTATCACCCTCATGGTGACACATCTGTTTATGATGCAATGGTACGTCTTAGTCAAGACTGGAAACTACGTCATGTATTAATTGAAATGCAAGGTAACAATGGTAGTATTGATAACGATCCAGCTGCAGCGATGCGTTATACTGAAGCTAAATTAAGTAAAATTTCTGCTGAACTGCTAAGAGATATTAATAAAGATACTGTACCATTTATGCCTAACTATGATGATACGACAACTGAACCTATGGTATTACCTGCGAGACTACCTCAGTTATTAATTAATGGTAGTACAGGAATTTCTTCTGGGTATGCGACAGATATTCCACCACATAACTTAGCTGAAGTTATTCAAGCGACGTTAAAATATATTGATAACCCTGACATTACTGTTAATCAATTAATGAAATATGTGAAGGGACCAGACTTTCCAACTGGTGGTATTATTCAAGGTGTAAATGGAATTAAGAAAGCGTATGAAACTGGTAAAGGTAAGATTATCGTACGTTCTAAAGTTGATGTTGAAACATTACGAAATGGTAGAAAAGAATTAGTAGTGACTGAAGTTCCGTATGAAGTTAATAAAAGTTCCCTTGTTAAAAAGATTGATGAGCTCCGTGCGGATAAAAAAGTTGATGGCATTGTTGAAGTACGAGATGAAACCGATCGCACAGGGTTACGTATCGCTATTGAATTGAAAAAAGATGTAAATAGTGAATCCGTAGCAAATTACTTGTATAAAAATACTGATTTACAAGTAGCATATAACTTTAATATGGTTGCGATTAGTGACGGACGACCAAAATTAATGGGTATTCGTGAAATCATCGATAGTTATTTAAATCATCAAATTGATGTTGTTACAAGACGTACTCGTCATGAACTAGATCAAGCTGAGAGTAGAATGCACATCGTTGAAGGTTTAATGAAAGCTTTATCTGTACTTGACGAAGTGATTCACATTATTAGAAATTCAAAAAATAAACAAGATGCTAAAGTCAATTTAGTTGATGAATTTGATCTTACAGACGCACAAGCTGAAGCGATTGTAACGTTACAATTATACCGTTTAACAAATACGGATATTGTTCAACTAAGAGAAGAACATGATGAACTAAAGGCATTAATAGATAAACTTAGAAATATTTTAGATAATCATGACGCATTATTAAATGTTATCAAAGAAGAACTTTCTGATATTAGAAAGCGTTTTAAACAAGACAGACTTTCAACAATTGAAGCTGAAATTGAAGAAATTAAAATCGATAAAGAAGTTATGGTTCCTAGTGAAAACGTAATCGTGAGTATGACAAACCATGGTTATATTAAACGTACTTCTTTACGCAGTTACAATGCCAGTGGTGTTGAAGAGGTAGGTGTTAAATCTGGTGATGCATTGTTTAGACATGCGGAAGTGAACACACTAGATACTGTGTTAATATTTACGAATAAAGGACGTTATTTGTTTATTCCTGTGCATAAATTGGCTGAAGTAAAATGGAAAGAGTTAGGTCAACACGTTTCACAAATCGTTTCAATAGACGAGGACGAATACGTCATTGATATGCAGTTTGAACGTCAATTTGAGACAGATGCATATTATATCCTTGCGACACGTAATGGCATGATTAAGAAAAGCAATGTCTCAATGTTTAAAACATCACGTTTTAATAAACCACTTATTGCAATGAAATTAAAGCAAGGTGATGAATTGCTCAATGTAATGCGTATCGATTCATCACAATTGATTACAGTGCTCACGAACAAAGGTATGTCACTCACATATATGAGCGATGAATTGTCTGATACTGGATTAAGAGCGGCTGGTGTTAAATCTATTAATTTAAAGGATGGCGACCATGTAGTGATGACACAATTAGTAGAAGAGGGACAAACTATTTTAATGGCGACACAACGCGGTGCGCTGAAACGTATAAGTTTTAAAGTATTACAAGTCGCTAAACGTGCCCAACGTGGTATTACGTTATTGAAAGAGTTAAAGAAAGCGCCTCATAGAATTGTTGCGGCTGAAGTTGTTACTCCTGAGCATACGCAGTATACACTTTACTCTAAAGATCAACAAGAAACAGGCGAAATTAATAGCATTCATCTTTCTGAACAATACACGAATGGTAGCTTTGTTGTAGATATAAATGAATTTGGAGAAGTTGAACAATTAACCGTAAAATAG
- the parE gene encoding DNA topoisomerase IV subunit B, translated as MNKQNNYSDDSIQVLEGLEAVRKRPGMYIGSTDKRGLHHLVYEIVDNSVDEVLNGFGNEITVSINKDESITIEDNGRGMPTGIHASGKPTVEVIFTVLHAGGKFGQGGYKTSGGLHGVGASVVNALSSWLEVEIHRDGYKYSQQFKNGGVPASGLIKQGKTKRTGTNVTFKPDDEIFKTASEFNYETLSERLQESAFLLKDLKIVLQDHRSGKERKDVFHYEDGIKAFVGYVNEGKEVLHDVANFVGEANGIEVDVAFQYNDQYSESILSFVNNVRTKDGGTHESGFKTAMTRVFNDYARRINELKEKDKNLDGSDIREGLTAIISIRVPEELLQFEGQTKSKLGTSEARSAVDSVVAEKLPYYLEEKGQLSKSLVKKAVKAQQAREAARKAREDARSGKKNKRKDTLLSGKLTPAQSKNTEKKELYLVEGDSAGGSAKLGRDRKYQAILPLRGKVINTEKAKLDDIFKNEEINTIIHTIGAGVGHEFKLDDSNYNRIIIMTDADTDGAHIQVLLLTFFFKYMKPLVEAGRVFIALPPLYKLEKGKGASKKIEYAWTDEELEKLQKELGKGFSLQRYKGLGEMNADQLWETTMNPETRTLIRVQVEDDLRSSKRVTTLMGDKVAPRREWIEQHVEFGLQEDQSILDNQAVEILEQDSSDEEEVN; from the coding sequence ATGAATAAACAAAATAATTATTCGGATGATTCGATTCAAGTGCTTGAGGGGCTTGAAGCAGTTAGAAAACGACCAGGAATGTACATTGGATCTACCGATAAACGTGGTTTACATCACTTAGTGTATGAAATTGTCGATAATTCCGTCGATGAAGTATTAAATGGTTTCGGAAATGAAATTACAGTTAGTATTAATAAAGATGAAAGTATTACTATTGAAGATAATGGCCGTGGTATGCCAACGGGAATTCATGCTTCAGGAAAGCCAACTGTAGAAGTCATTTTCACTGTGCTTCATGCAGGTGGGAAATTCGGACAAGGTGGCTATAAAACATCAGGTGGATTGCATGGTGTAGGTGCTTCTGTAGTAAACGCATTAAGTTCATGGTTAGAAGTAGAAATCCATAGAGATGGTTATAAATATAGTCAACAATTTAAAAATGGAGGCGTACCTGCCTCAGGCTTAATTAAACAAGGAAAAACAAAACGTACCGGAACGAATGTAACATTTAAACCGGATGATGAAATTTTTAAAACTGCATCTGAATTTAATTATGAAACGTTAAGTGAGCGCTTACAAGAATCAGCGTTTTTATTAAAGGATTTAAAAATTGTCTTACAAGATCACAGATCTGGGAAAGAGCGTAAAGATGTATTCCACTATGAAGATGGCATTAAAGCCTTCGTTGGTTATGTCAATGAAGGTAAAGAGGTTCTTCATGATGTTGCGAATTTTGTGGGGGAAGCAAACGGTATTGAAGTAGATGTTGCATTCCAATACAACGATCAATATTCTGAAAGTATTTTAAGTTTCGTAAATAATGTTCGAACAAAAGATGGTGGAACACATGAGTCAGGTTTTAAAACGGCTATGACACGTGTGTTTAATGATTATGCGCGACGCATTAATGAATTAAAAGAGAAAGATAAGAATTTAGATGGTAGCGACATTAGGGAAGGTTTAACAGCAATTATCTCTATTCGTGTTCCAGAGGAATTACTTCAATTTGAAGGACAAACGAAATCTAAATTAGGAACTTCAGAGGCAAGAAGTGCTGTAGATTCAGTCGTTGCTGAAAAATTACCTTATTACCTCGAAGAGAAAGGCCAGCTATCCAAATCACTCGTTAAAAAGGCAGTAAAAGCACAACAAGCGAGAGAAGCTGCACGTAAAGCACGTGAAGATGCTCGTTCAGGTAAGAAAAATAAACGTAAAGATACGTTATTATCTGGTAAGCTAACACCAGCGCAAAGTAAAAATACGGAGAAAAAAGAACTGTATTTAGTCGAAGGGGATTCAGCAGGTGGTTCTGCCAAATTAGGTAGAGATCGTAAATATCAAGCAATATTACCGTTACGTGGTAAAGTTATCAATACTGAAAAGGCTAAACTTGATGATATTTTCAAAAATGAAGAAATCAATACAATTATTCATACAATTGGTGCCGGTGTAGGACACGAATTTAAACTTGATGATAGTAATTATAATCGCATCATTATTATGACCGATGCTGATACGGATGGAGCTCACATCCAGGTATTACTTTTAACGTTCTTCTTTAAATATATGAAACCACTCGTTGAAGCCGGAAGAGTATTTATTGCGTTACCTCCTTTATACAAACTCGAAAAAGGTAAAGGTGCATCTAAAAAGATTGAATACGCATGGACAGATGAAGAACTAGAGAAATTACAAAAAGAACTTGGAAAAGGATTTTCATTACAACGTTACAAAGGTCTTGGTGAAATGAATGCAGACCAACTATGGGAAACAACGATGAATCCTGAAACTCGTACTTTAATAAGAGTCCAAGTTGAAGATGATTTGCGTTCATCTAAGCGTGTGACTACATTGATGGGTGATAAAGTTGCACCACGTCGTGAATGGATTGAACAACACGTTGAATTTGGTCTACAAGAAGATCAAAGTATTTTAGATAATCAAGCAGTGGAAATTTTAGAACAGGACAGTTCCGATGAGGAGGAAGTAAATTGA
- a CDS encoding alanine/glycine:cation symporter family protein, with the protein MKDFDSLIPGWFKAFVQVGNDLIWSQYLIGLLLTAGIFFTISSKFVQIRTFPEMFRAVGEKPETLDNGKKGIAPFQAFAISAASRVGTGNIAGVATAIVLGGPGAVFWMWIIALIGAASAFIEATLAQVYKVPDKDGGFRGGPAYYITKGLNQKWLGIVFAVLITVTFAFVFNTVQSNTIAESLKTQYHVSPFITGIVLAVFTAIIIFGGVRSIAKLSSVIVPVMALLYILIVVVILLLNFDQIIPMILTIIKSAFGLEQVTGGTIGATILQGVKRGLFSNEAGMGSAPNAAATAAVPHPVKQGLIQSLGVFFDTMLVCTSTAIMILLYSGLKFGEKAPQGVAVTQSALNEHLGSGGGIFLTVAITLFAFSSVVGNYYYGQSNIEFLSGNKVILFIFRCLVVVLVFIGAVVKTEVVWSTADLFMGLMAIVNLVAIIGLSNIAFAVMKDYNKQRKAGRKPVFRPENLEINLFGIESWGMKK; encoded by the coding sequence TTGAAAGATTTTGATAGTTTAATTCCTGGTTGGTTCAAAGCATTTGTCCAAGTCGGGAATGATTTAATATGGTCGCAATACCTCATTGGTCTGTTATTAACAGCAGGGATATTTTTCACGATCAGCTCTAAATTTGTTCAAATTCGAACATTTCCAGAAATGTTCCGTGCTGTGGGTGAGAAACCGGAAACTTTAGACAATGGTAAGAAAGGTATTGCTCCATTCCAAGCGTTCGCAATCAGTGCAGCATCTCGTGTTGGTACCGGAAATATAGCCGGTGTTGCAACTGCAATTGTACTAGGTGGACCTGGGGCTGTATTTTGGATGTGGATTATTGCATTAATTGGTGCAGCCAGTGCTTTTATTGAAGCAACTTTAGCACAAGTGTATAAAGTACCTGACAAAGATGGTGGTTTCCGTGGAGGCCCTGCTTATTACATAACTAAAGGCTTAAATCAAAAATGGTTAGGTATTGTATTTGCGGTTTTAATTACTGTTACTTTCGCGTTTGTTTTTAATACGGTACAGTCTAATACAATTGCAGAGTCATTAAAGACACAATATCACGTTAGTCCTTTTATCACTGGTATTGTTTTAGCAGTATTTACTGCCATCATAATTTTTGGTGGTGTAAGAAGTATTGCTAAATTATCATCCGTAATCGTACCTGTTATGGCACTTTTATATATTTTAATCGTTGTCGTTATTTTATTATTAAATTTTGACCAAATTATTCCTATGATTTTAACTATTATTAAGAGCGCATTTGGTCTAGAACAAGTAACAGGTGGTACGATTGGTGCTACTATATTACAAGGGGTAAAACGTGGTTTATTCTCAAATGAAGCTGGTATGGGTTCTGCACCTAATGCAGCAGCAACTGCAGCAGTGCCACACCCTGTAAAACAAGGTTTAATTCAATCTTTAGGTGTATTCTTTGATACTATGCTTGTTTGTACATCAACAGCGATTATGATTTTACTATATTCTGGATTGAAGTTCGGTGAAAAAGCACCACAAGGTGTAGCCGTTACGCAATCAGCTTTAAATGAGCATTTAGGTAGTGGCGGTGGTATTTTCTTAACCGTTGCAATTACATTATTTGCGTTTTCATCTGTAGTTGGTAATTATTATTACGGACAATCAAATATTGAATTCTTGTCTGGTAATAAAGTAATCCTATTCATTTTCAGATGTCTAGTTGTAGTATTAGTATTTATTGGTGCAGTCGTTAAAACTGAAGTTGTTTGGAGTACTGCAGACTTATTTATGGGTCTAATGGCTATAGTGAACTTAGTCGCAATTATAGGTCTATCCAATATTGCATTTGCTGTGATGAAAGATTACAACAAACAACGTAAAGCAGGTAGAAAGCCTGTCTTTAGACCAGAAAATTTAGAAATAAATTTATTTGGTATTGAAAGTTGGGGCATGAAAAAATAA
- the menI gene encoding 1,4-dihydroxy-2-naphthoyl-CoA hydrolase MenI, with product MIYSITEIESRYQETDQMGFIYHGNYPTWFEVARTDYIYKLGFSYKDMEDSGIISPVTDLDIKYIKSITYPEKVKIKTWVEKYSRLRSCYRYEIYNEAGELATTGSTTLTCIKKSDFKPIRLDKYFPEWHEKYQEIEKRNKAGETYEVTK from the coding sequence ATGATTTACAGTATTACAGAAATTGAATCTCGTTATCAGGAAACGGATCAAATGGGGTTTATTTATCATGGTAACTATCCTACTTGGTTTGAAGTAGCTAGAACAGACTATATTTATAAATTAGGATTTAGTTATAAAGACATGGAAGATAGTGGCATTATTTCACCAGTAACAGATTTAGATATTAAGTATATTAAATCCATTACATATCCTGAAAAGGTCAAAATAAAAACATGGGTAGAAAAATATTCTCGTTTGAGATCCTGCTATCGCTATGAAATATATAATGAAGCAGGGGAGCTTGCTACAACAGGTTCAACGACGCTTACATGTATTAAGAAAAGTGATTTTAAACCTATTCGACTAGATAAATATTTCCCTGAATGGCATGAGAAATACCAGGAAATTGAAAAAAGAAACAAAGCAGGGGAAACTTACGAAGTAACAAAATAA
- the acnA gene encoding aconitate hydratase AcnA, whose translation MASNIKQQAKKSFDLNGKSYTYYDLKTLEEQGLTKISKLPYSIRVLLESVLRQEDGFVITDEHIKSLSNFAEGSKGEVPFKPSRVILQDFTGVPAVVDLASLRKAMNDVGGDLNKINPEVPVDLVIDHSVQVDSYANPDALERNMKLEFERNYERYQFLNWATKAFNNYSAVPPATGIVHQVNLEYLANVVHAREDEGETVAFPDTLVGTDSHTTMINGLGVLGWGVGGIEAEAGMLGQPSYFPIPEVIGVRLTNALPQGSTATDLALRVTQELRKKGVVGKFVEFFGPGVQHLPLADRATIANMAPEYGATCGFFPVDEEALKYMRLTGRSDEQIDLVKTYLTENDMFFTVDNDEPEYTDVVDLDLSTVEASLSGPKRPQDLIFLSDMKEEFEKSVTAPAGNQGHGLTEEEFDKTAEIKFNDGHTSTMKTGDIAIAAITSCTNTSNPYVMLGAGLVAKKAVEKGLEVPDFVKTSLAPGSKVVTGYLRDSGLQTYLDQLGFNLVGYGCTTCIGNSGPLMEEIEKAIADEDLLVTSVLSGNRNFEGRIHPLVKANYLASPQLVVAYALAGTVDIDLQNEPLGKGKDGEDVYLKDIWPSIKEVADTVDNAVTPQLFKEEYETVYNNNEMWNEIDVTDRPLYDFDPESTYIQNPTFFQDMSKEPGTIEPLNGLRVMGKFGDSVTTDHISPAGAIGKDTPAGKYLLDHNVPIRQFNSYGSRRGNHEVMVRGTFANIRIKNQLAPGTEGGFTTYWPTGEQMPIYDAAMKYKEDGTGLVVLAGNDYGMGSSRDWAAKGTNLLGVKTVIAQSYERIHRSNLVMMGVLPLQFKDGESADSLGLDGTEEISVEITEDVKPHDLIKVQAKKDSGEVVEFEAIARFDSNVELDYYRHGGILQLVLRKKLANS comes from the coding sequence ATGGCTTCTAATATTAAGCAACAAGCTAAAAAGTCGTTCGACCTTAATGGTAAATCGTATACTTACTATGATTTAAAAACTTTAGAAGAACAAGGTTTGACTAAAATTTCTAAATTGCCATATTCAATCAGAGTTCTTTTAGAATCTGTGTTAAGACAAGAAGATGGCTTTGTAATTACTGATGAACATATTAAATCATTATCTAACTTTGCTGAGGGTTCTAAGGGCGAAGTACCATTCAAACCTTCACGAGTTATTTTACAAGACTTCACTGGTGTTCCAGCCGTAGTTGATTTAGCTTCATTACGTAAAGCTATGAACGACGTAGGTGGGGACTTAAACAAAATCAACCCAGAAGTACCAGTTGACTTAGTTATCGACCACTCTGTACAAGTTGATAGTTACGCAAACCCAGATGCATTAGAACGTAACATGAAATTAGAATTCGAAAGAAACTATGAACGTTACCAATTCTTAAACTGGGCTACAAAAGCATTTAATAACTATAGCGCTGTACCACCTGCAACAGGTATCGTACACCAAGTTAACTTAGAGTATTTAGCAAATGTTGTTCACGCACGTGAAGACGAAGGTGAAACAGTTGCTTTCCCAGATACACTTGTAGGTACTGACTCTCATACAACTATGATTAACGGTCTTGGTGTATTAGGTTGGGGTGTCGGCGGTATCGAAGCCGAAGCAGGTATGCTTGGACAACCTTCATATTTCCCAATTCCAGAAGTTATTGGTGTAAGATTAACTAACGCATTACCACAAGGTTCTACAGCTACTGACTTAGCATTACGCGTAACTCAAGAATTACGTAAAAAAGGCGTAGTTGGTAAATTTGTTGAATTCTTCGGTCCTGGTGTACAACACTTACCATTAGCTGACCGTGCAACAATTGCTAACATGGCTCCAGAATATGGTGCTACTTGTGGTTTCTTCCCAGTTGATGAAGAAGCATTAAAATATATGCGTTTAACAGGTCGTTCTGATGAACAAATCGATCTTGTAAAAACATACTTAACTGAAAATGATATGTTCTTTACTGTAGATAATGACGAACCAGAATATACTGACGTTGTTGATTTAGATTTATCTACTGTAGAAGCTTCATTATCAGGTCCAAAACGTCCACAAGATTTAATCTTCTTAAGTGATATGAAAGAAGAATTCGAAAAATCAGTTACAGCTCCAGCTGGTAACCAAGGACATGGATTAACAGAAGAAGAATTTGATAAAACTGCAGAAATCAAATTCAATGACGGTCATACTTCAACAATGAAAACAGGTGACATTGCGATTGCCGCAATTACGTCATGTACTAATACATCTAACCCATATGTAATGTTAGGTGCAGGATTAGTAGCGAAAAAAGCTGTAGAAAAAGGCTTAGAAGTACCTGATTTCGTAAAAACATCACTAGCACCTGGTTCAAAAGTTGTTACAGGTTACCTAAGAGATTCAGGTTTACAAACTTATTTAGATCAACTTGGATTTAACTTAGTTGGTTACGGTTGTACAACTTGTATCGGTAACTCAGGTCCATTGATGGAAGAAATTGAAAAAGCAATTGCTGACGAAGACTTACTTGTTACTTCAGTATTATCTGGTAACCGTAACTTCGAAGGTCGTATCCATCCATTAGTAAAAGCGAACTACTTAGCATCACCGCAATTAGTAGTAGCGTATGCTTTAGCGGGAACTGTAGATATCGACTTACAAAACGAACCATTAGGTAAAGGTAAAGACGGCGAAGATGTTTACCTTAAAGATATCTGGCCATCAATTAAAGAAGTTGCAGATACAGTTGATAATGCAGTTACACCACAATTATTCAAAGAAGAATATGAAACTGTATACAACAACAACGAAATGTGGAATGAAATCGATGTTACTGATCGTCCACTTTACGACTTTGATCCTGAATCTACTTACATCCAAAACCCAACATTCTTCCAAGATATGTCTAAAGAACCTGGCACTATCGAACCATTAAATGGTTTACGTGTAATGGGTAAATTCGGTGATTCAGTGACAACTGACCATATTTCTCCAGCAGGTGCGATTGGTAAAGATACACCAGCAGGTAAATATTTATTAGATCACAATGTACCTATTCGTCAGTTCAACTCTTATGGTTCACGTCGTGGTAACCATGAAGTAATGGTACGTGGTACATTTGCTAATATTCGTATTAAGAACCAATTAGCTCCAGGTACAGAAGGTGGATTTACTACTTACTGGCCAACTGGTGAACAAATGCCTATCTACGATGCAGCTATGAAATATAAAGAAGATGGCACTGGTTTAGTAGTACTAGCTGGTAACGATTACGGTATGGGTTCTTCTCGTGACTGGGCAGCTAAAGGTACAAACTTATTAGGTGTTAAAACAGTTATCGCTCAAAGTTATGAAAGAATTCACCGTTCAAACTTAGTTATGATGGGTGTATTACCATTACAATTTAAAGATGGCGAATCAGCAGATAGCTTAGGCCTTGACGGTACAGAAGAAATCTCAGTAGAAATTACTGAAGATGTGAAACCACATGACTTAATTAAAGTCCAAGCTAAGAAAGATAGTGGTGAAGTTGTAGAATTCGAAGCTATTGCTCGTTTCGATTCAAACGTTGAATTAGATTACTATCGTCACGGTGGTATCTTACAACTTGTTCTAAGAAAGAAATTAGCTAACTCATAA
- a CDS encoding HesB/YadR/YfhF family protein produces the protein MNIELSDEAVKWFKDELELPEEGKVLLFYVRYGGEFQLKQGFSPAFTVDKREDIEIGFENEFNGFNIAIAEKDLWYFEDNHLYIDVNDSIDEIAYSTK, from the coding sequence ATGAATATAGAATTATCAGATGAAGCAGTAAAATGGTTCAAAGATGAATTAGAATTGCCAGAAGAAGGTAAAGTGTTGTTATTTTACGTAAGATACGGTGGCGAATTCCAGTTAAAACAAGGATTCAGCCCAGCATTCACTGTAGATAAAAGAGAAGACATTGAAATTGGTTTTGAGAATGAATTTAATGGGTTTAACATTGCTATTGCTGAGAAAGACTTATGGTACTTCGAGGACAATCACCTTTATATAGATGTAAATGATTCCATTGATGAAATTGCGTATAGCACTAAATAA